A part of Caretta caretta isolate rCarCar2 chromosome 1, rCarCar1.hap1, whole genome shotgun sequence genomic DNA contains:
- the LOC142070728 gene encoding uncharacterized protein LOC142070728 encodes MTKSSARLQLELAKFQAEERQREHERQIELMQLKKEQEREARKHVEEEREKERKHVEEVEKIKAQRNIPTNPSNPSPGTTSHPRKFPTYKAGDDTEAFLENFERACLGYNISADQYMVELRPQLSGPLAEVAAEMPKEHMNKYELFKSKARVRMGITPEQSRRRFRALRWKPDMSFTRHAYHIVKHWDAWISGASVESPVNLPFLMQMEQFLEGVPEEIERYILDGKPKTVIEAGEIGARWVEVAEKKKTGRSWSGDQKGPPQTTPYYRGPPKAPPTSQRALQTPYRPTTPFSSSPPRPSDPSAGRCFKCNELGHVKANCPKNPNRLQFIAPESHQRSTGPDTSQIPLERRETVSVGGKKVTAWRDTGAQVSAIHASLVDPNLINPEIQVTIQPFKSNSFNLPTAKLPVQYKGWSGMWTFAVYDDYPIPMLLGEDLANHVKQAKRVGMVTRSQAKQAVRPSSVPETSIRTQSEVMDLDPRPMSATAVVDPVPETQTEPVPEPEPAEQPTPDPVSALNPVLATSTTEGPTEPELAAADNPTQEAQPEPESQHSAPAESGSQSTETAPSPISLPEGPSLGPQSHEELMSPASREQFQTEQEADESLQRAWTAARSNPPPLSSSNRSSPGRRRR; translated from the exons atgaccaaatcctcagctcgactacagctggaattagccaaatttcaggctgaggaaagacaaagggaacatgaaagacagatagaactcatgcagctgaagaaggaacaagaaagggaggcaaggaagcatgtggaggaggagagggaaaaagagaggaagcatgtggaggaggtggagaagataaaggctcagcggaatataccaacaaaccctagcaatccttctccaggtaccacttcccatcccagaaagttccccacctacaaggcaggtgatgatactgaggccttcttagaaaacttcgaaagggcctgccttgggtacaacatctctgctgaccaatacatggtagagctgaggccgcagctcagtggacccttagctgaggtggcagctgaaatgcctaaagaacacatgaacaagtatgaactgtttaaatccaaggcgagagtcagaatggggataacacccgagcagtctcgtcggaggttcagagccctaaggtggaaaccagacatgtcatttacccgacatgcctaccacattgtgaaacattgggatgcctggatatcaggagcaagtgttgaatctccagtaaatttgcccttcctaatgcaaatggaacaattcttagagggtgttcctgaggaaatagaaagatacatcctagatgggaaacccaaaactgtaattgaggcaggagagattggagccagatgggtggaggtggcagagaagaagaaaactggtcgcagttggagcggagaccagaagggaccaccccagaccacaccctattaccgggggccgcccaaagccccacctacctcccaaagagccctccagaccccttatcgtcccaccaccccgttctccagcagccctcctcgccccagtgacccgtcagctggacgatgttttaaatgtaacgagctggggcatgtaaaggccaactgccccaagaaccccaacagattacagttcattgcaccggaatcacaccagaggtccacaggcccagatacctcccagatacccttggagcggagggaaactgtgagtgtgggcgggaagaaggtcaccgcgtggagggacaccggagcacaagtgtcagctatccatgcttccttagtggaccccaatttaatcaacccagagatccaagtgacgattcaacccttcaagtccaactctttcaatttgcctacagccaagttgcctgtccagtacaagggctggtcaggaatgtggacttttgcagtctatgatgattatcccatccccatgctgttgggggaagacttggccaatcatgtgaagcaggccaagagggtgggaatggtcacccgcagccaggctaaacaagccgtgaggcctagctctgttccggaaacttctatcaggacccagtcagaggtgatggacctggaccccaggccaatgtctgcaacagcagtagtggatccagtcccagagacccagacggaaccagtcccagaaccggaaccagccgaacaaccaacaccagaccccgtgtcagcactgaatccagtacttgcaacctcaacaacagagggccccaccgaacctgaactggcagcagccgataacccgacccaagaggctcagccggagcctgaatcccaacatagtgcaccagcggagagcggttcacagtcaacagaaacagctccatcccctatatcgcttccagagggaccaagcctaggtccacaatcccatgaggaactgatgtctccagcatcaagggaacagttccagaccgaacaggaagcagatgaaagcctccagagagcttggacagcggcacggagcaacccaccgcctctcagctcttctaatcgatccag cccagggaggagacgacgctga